One window of Dysidea avara chromosome 11, odDysAvar1.4, whole genome shotgun sequence genomic DNA carries:
- the LOC136238229 gene encoding superkiller complex protein 8-like, with amino-acid sequence MYGVTYRQEHAHEEGIWCVSWVKNVSRDTDYLVTGAADNMVKAWTWRDQVSQLEHKWTFDGHQLGVVSVDINPAGTVAASSGLDGYIHLWDLESGKQIRSIDGGPVDVWTLSFSPNGKMIATGSHNGLINLFNVDTGEKQSSLDTRGKFTMSIAYSPDGKLVASGAIDGIINLFDLETGKLLHTLEGHAMPIRSLTFSPDSMLLVTASDDKHIKIYDVQHANLAGSLAGHSSWVLSVKFFSDNQRFVTSSSDKTVRVWDTSTRQCVHTFKDHSDQVWGVAVNMDNSKMASVSDDNSLIIYNCPT; translated from the exons ATG TATGGAGTAACTTATCGTCAAGAACATGCTCACGAGGAAGGGATATGGTGTGTGTCATGGGTGAAGAATGTATCACGTGATACAGATTACCTTGTAACAGGAGCTGCGGATAATATGGTGAAGGCGTGGACATG GAGGGACCAGGTATCTCAGTTAGAACACAAGTGGACATTTGATGGGCATCAATTAGGAGTGGTATCAGTAGATATCAACCCAGCTGGAACAG TTGCAGCAAGCAGTGGATTAGACGGATACATTCACTTGTGGGATCTTGAGAGTGGTAAACAAATCCGTAGCATTGATGGAGGACCAG tGGATGTATGGACGTTAAGCTTCTCCCCTAATGGCAAGATGATTGCTACAGGTAGTCATAATGGCCTCATTAACTTGTTCAATGTTGATACTGGGGAGAAACAGTCGTCATTGGATACAAGAGGGAAATTCACTATGAGCATTGCTTAT AGTCCAGATGGTAAGCTAGTAGCCTCAGGAGCTATTGATGGTATCATTAACTTGTTTGACCTTGAGACTGGCAAGCTGTTGCACACACTGGAAG GTCATGCTATGCCAATAAGGTCACTGACCTTTTCTCCAGACTCCATGTTATTAGTGACAGCATCAGATGATAAACACATTAAGATCTATGATGT ACAACATGCCAATCTTGCTGGATCCCTGGCCGGACACAGTTCGTGGGTGTTGAGTGTTAAGTTCTTCTCAGACAACCAACGGTTTGTAACAAG TTCCAGTGACAAGACGGTAAGAGTATGGGACACCAGTACCAGACagtgtgtacacacatttaagGATCATTCTGACCAG GTGTGGGGTGTGGCAGTTAACATGGACAACTCCAAGATGGCGTCAGTATCAGATGATAACTCACTTATCATATATAACTGTCCTACATGA
- the LOC136238212 gene encoding mannosyl-oligosaccharide glucosidase-like isoform X2, whose product MGRGNPARQRKRTTGGNKVSSSLSRASSSSRAGSRGWILAFGALVGIVAVVLGVFVIMTRRHVATPLGVPPVISPNMVNTTEYQMRLWGTYRSNLYFGIRPRLPQSVVAGLMWFSYGQKELALRHSCEHDDRLPRYGWLHHDGVMYGEQEIVDHGFSLTTQFVKGSHDSWTARISGQSNIKHQQLVSVILYLYNEAKGSSIQATTNSKGAVTEINGETIQIGRYKVTLSETAPQQSVFNHLVTEAGGISQLTTTIRQVMRQAPPPYEKWPGLAVLPGNVDYFPSGGDTVPNLVAYQLTTLLPFTVEMTFQSGDHGSQQPPMENHLTQLLDEHRKQFDDRFEKTFHLYSNNFTKEQVTFAKAAFSNLIGGISYFYGSSMVQSLDRRQPTEYWPTPLYTGVPSRSFFPRGFLWDEGFHQILVAQWNLDITKDVIGHWMDTVNWEGWLPREQILGEEAASKVPKEFVIQHSTNGNPPTFFLTLNHVIRLMKEQDQLDVPYLKRLFPRIQAWYNWFNRTQEGPRPLTYRWKGRNETTDRELNPKTLTSGLDDYPRASHPSNQEYHIDLRCWMTMASATMATIAEIVGADPKPYKSYHKMLSDNEQLNRLHWDEENEQYSDYGLHSSSVKMVRVKSEKPGGPEYKIRRVVKQPTERQICW is encoded by the exons ATGGGGAGG GGTAACCCTGCGCGGCAGAGAAAGCGAACTACTGGGGGAAATAAGGTATCCTCTAGTTTATCACGTGCGTCATCGTCATCAAGGGCTGGATCACGTGGATGGATACTAGCATTTGGTGCACTGGTTGGCATAGTAGCAGTCGTCCTGGGAGTGTTTGTGATTATGACCAGGCGTCATGTTGCCACACCCCTGGGGGTTCCCCCAGTAATTTCTCCTAATATGGTAAACACCACAGAGTATCAGATGAGACTATGGGGTACTTATAG GTCTAATCTATATTTTGGGATACGTCCCCGCCTCCCCCA ATCGGTGGTTGCCGGACTGATGTGGTTCTCATATGGCCAGAAGGAGCTTGCCCTGAGGCACTCATGTGAGCATGATGACCGGTTACCACGTTATGGATGGTTACATCATGATGGAGTGATGTATGGTGAACAAGAAATTGTTGATCATG GGTTCTCCTTGACAACACAATTTGTGAAGGGATCACATGACTCATGGACAGCTAGGATATCCGGCCAGTCAAATATCAAACATCAACAACTTGTCTCCGTGATATTATACCTA TACAATGAAGCTAAGGGCAGCAGTATCCAGGCAACCACCAATAGCAAGGGAGCTGTAACTGAAATTAATGGAGAAACCATACAA ATTGGCCGTTACAAAGTGACACTTAGTGAAACGGCTCCACAACAATCA GTGTTCAACCATCTTGTCACAGAGGCTGGTGGCATCAGCCAATTGACTACAACAAtcagacaagtaatgagacaagcACCTCCTCCATATGAGAAGTGGCCAGGACTGGCCGTGTTGCCAGGCAATGTAGATTACTTTCCTAGTGGTGGAGAT aCAGTACCCAATTTGGTTGCCTACCAACTGACTACGCTACTCCCCTTCACTGTGGAGATGACATTCCAGAGT GGTGACCATGGGTCACAGCAGCCACCAATGGAGAACCACCTAACTCAATTATTGGATGAACACCGCAAGCAATTTGATGATCG GTTTGAGAAGACATTTCAtttgtattctaataatttCACTAAAGAACAAGTGACATTTGCCAAGGCAGCATTCAGCAATTTGATTGGTGGAATATCTTATTTCTACGGCTCATCAAT GGTTCAGTCACTTGATCGCAGACAACCTACA GAATACTGGCCTACACCACTCTACACTGGGGTTCCTTCAAGATCATTTTTCCCAAGGGGATTTCTCTGGGATGAGGGATTTCACCAAATACTGGTTGCTCAGTGGAACCTCGACATCACCAAG GATGTGATAGGACATTGGATGGACACGGTTAACTGGGAGGGGTGGTTACCACGGGAACAGATCCTTGGTGAAGAGGCAGCTAGTAAAGTCCCCAAG GAATTTGTCATCCAACATTCGACCAATGGGAATCCTCCAACCTTTTTCCTGACATTGAATCATGTGATCCGCTTGATGAAGGAACAAGACCAGCTGGATGTTCCATATCTAAAGAGACTGTTTCCACGGATACAGGCCTGGTATAATTGGTTTAACAGGACACAGGAGGGGCCACGCCCCCTCACCTATCGCTGGAAGGGACGGAATGAGACTACTGATAGAGAACTGAACCCTAAG ACATTAACCTCAGGATTGGATGATTACCCTAGAGCCAGTCACCCTAGCAACCAAGAGTATCACATTGATCTGAGGTGTTGGATGACTATGGCTTCAGCCACCATGGCAACCATTGCTGAGATTGTTGGAG CTGACCCAAAACCATACAAGTCATATCACAAAATGTTATCAGATAATGAGCAATTGAACAGGCTACACTGGGACGAGGAGAATGAG